One region of Salvia miltiorrhiza cultivar Shanhuang (shh) chromosome 3, IMPLAD_Smil_shh, whole genome shotgun sequence genomic DNA includes:
- the LOC131018265 gene encoding probable disease resistance protein RF9: MPSYLRKLGIEGLDGNSDVSKLFMELVHLRFIDHLILRGFHFRTMPCLDGLYNLQIDILKLDGLLASLPNFPYKIESLTLVNSSLDEDPMPLLGELGCLTHLKLRNAFTGREMVILHDGFPDLNVLCIEEMWNLKNVQIEKGGMSSLEKLEIKNCPSLESLPEEIGSMALLKELKMVTTKSIATKIRNSDLISKIWKVNINP, from the coding sequence ATGCCGTCTTATCTTAGGAAATTGGGGATAGAAGGATTGGATGGAAACTCAGATGTAAGCAAGCTCTTTATGGAATTGGTTCACTTGAGGTTTATTGATCATCTGATCTTAAGAGGGTTTCATTTCAGAACAATGCCTTGTTTGGATGGGCTTTATAATCTACAAATCGATATTCTCAAGTTGGATGGACTCCTTGCCAGCTTACCAAATTTCCCTTACAAAATTGAATCATTGACGTTGGTTAACAGCAGTCTTGATGAAGACCCCATGCCATTACTAGGGGAGCTAGGCTGTCTAACCCACCTCAAATTGAGGAATGCATTTACCGGTCGAGAAATGGTGATCTTGCATGACGGCTTTCCTGATCTCAATGTCCTGTGCATCGAAGAGATGTGGAATCTGAAAAACGTGCAAATTGAAAAAGGTGGAATGAGTTCGCTTGAGAAACTAGAAATCAAGAATTGTCCAAGTCTGGAGAGCCTCCCTGAAGAGATTGGGTCTATGGCTCTTCTCAAGGAGTTAAAGATGGTGACAACCAAAAGCATTGCAACCAAGATCAGAAATTCAGATTTAATCTCCAAGATATGGAAGGTGAATATCAACCCTTGA